A genomic stretch from Bacillus sp. N1-1 includes:
- a CDS encoding rhomboid family intramembrane serine protease, whose amino-acid sequence MFVRNEDFRSFIRYYPIISILIGIHILLFVLVNLFGMFSILRLGVGYNRAIELGEYWRLITPIFLHGGFAHVLFNSFSLYLFGPALEQMLGKAKFLIGYFGAGIIANIATFYLQDSNFSHVGASGAIFGLFGIYFYMAFYRKELIDQANSQLILMILGIGLVMTFISPNINILGHLFGFIGGAALAPILLIGAKPFINRGIVRVRRTADSGEIRFKPNRWQRRKIRTGPSGGGKIIWGIFIGLVILGFIARYL is encoded by the coding sequence ATGTTCGTGCGAAATGAAGATTTTCGCTCATTTATTCGTTATTATCCTATCATCTCCATACTTATTGGTATACATATCCTCCTCTTCGTTCTAGTAAACCTGTTTGGAATGTTCTCAATACTTAGGTTAGGGGTAGGTTACAACAGGGCGATCGAACTAGGAGAATACTGGAGACTTATCACTCCAATCTTCCTGCATGGTGGATTTGCCCACGTCCTCTTTAATTCCTTTTCACTTTACCTCTTTGGACCCGCTCTCGAGCAAATGCTCGGAAAAGCAAAGTTCTTGATTGGCTATTTTGGGGCTGGAATTATTGCGAACATCGCTACATTCTATTTGCAGGATAGTAACTTTAGTCATGTCGGTGCCTCAGGTGCTATTTTTGGATTGTTCGGCATCTATTTTTACATGGCTTTCTATCGTAAAGAATTAATAGACCAGGCAAATTCCCAACTCATACTTATGATCCTTGGAATTGGACTTGTCATGACGTTTATTAGTCCAAATATTAATATTCTTGGACACCTCTTTGGCTTCATTGGAGGAGCGGCACTTGCACCTATTCTTTTAATTGGTGCGAAGCCTTTTATTAACCGAGGGATCGTTCGCGTAAGGAGAACAGCCGATAGTGGAGAAATTCGCTTTAAGCCAAATCGATGGCAGCGAAGAAAAATCCGAACTGGACCTTCTGGTGGTGGAAAAATCATCTGGGGCATTTTTATCGGTCTTGTTATACTTGGCTTTATAGCAAGATATTTATAA
- the acpS gene encoding holo-ACP synthase, with the protein MIKGIGIDMIELDRIKKAIQRNASFAKRILTESELSTYYLLTGHRSVEFLASRFAAKEAYAKARGTGIGKLSWQDICVQKSTEGAPYIETKEENEIVHISISHTKQHAVAQIIIECSSS; encoded by the coding sequence ATGATTAAAGGTATTGGGATTGATATGATTGAGCTTGATCGAATAAAAAAAGCCATTCAACGAAATGCTTCGTTTGCAAAGCGCATTCTAACAGAAAGTGAATTAAGTACTTATTACTTACTTACTGGACATCGAAGTGTTGAATTTTTGGCTAGCCGTTTTGCTGCAAAAGAAGCATACGCAAAAGCAAGAGGAACTGGTATCGGGAAACTGAGCTGGCAAGATATTTGTGTACAGAAATCAACTGAAGGCGCTCCCTATATCGAAACAAAAGAGGAAAATGAGATCGTACATATTTCTATTTCACATACAAAGCAACATGCTGTTGCACAGATCATTATTGAGTGCTCGTCAAGCTAG
- a CDS encoding NAD(P)H-hydrate dehydratase, with translation MRIVSGEEMYEADRFAMEEIGIAGAMLMENAGKSLFEAMKSKLHKNERIALLIGTGNNGGDGFVLGRYLKEHGYDVDLWLIPPYSKVKGDAKTHLDIFQNLTYTWKPYEDGKAFVESLPEYGIIIDCLLGLGLSGAVRQPYDDVIRQVNQTHATVLSVDLPSGIQANGGYKEECEPIRADFTYTIQCPKLGAFLYPDAEFYGEMEIVDIGLPQAAFSSCDRALWQKSDVHRTLSDRSASSHKGSHGKGLVIGGSRGMVGAPIMTAKAAYRSGAGLIQVSVPEEILSMTAGAVVETIFQGYPSRNGFFSGEVSEDLAPFDGIAVGPGLGRQPGCKQIVETMLATDSLLILDADALYHLAELKERLKAREAPTVLTPHPGEMARLTGLSIKEVQRKRFDISRAFAKEFGVYLVLKGPYTIVTAPDGSQYVNTTGNPALAKGGSGDVLTGMILAFVMHSTSLQEGISNAVYLHGQSADTLVQTAHSTLDVLATDVIATIPTVLHSFLEQHHG, from the coding sequence GTGAGAATCGTATCCGGAGAAGAAATGTATGAAGCGGACCGGTTTGCCATGGAGGAGATTGGAATAGCTGGTGCCATGTTAATGGAAAACGCAGGGAAATCTCTATTTGAAGCGATGAAAAGCAAACTTCATAAGAATGAGCGTATAGCGCTGTTAATCGGCACAGGGAATAATGGAGGCGACGGTTTTGTACTTGGAAGGTATTTGAAAGAGCATGGGTATGATGTTGATCTTTGGTTAATTCCCCCATATTCAAAAGTAAAGGGAGATGCTAAAACCCATCTAGATATCTTTCAAAATCTGACCTACACGTGGAAACCGTATGAAGATGGCAAAGCATTTGTAGAATCACTTCCCGAGTATGGTATTATCATTGATTGCTTACTAGGACTCGGTTTATCTGGGGCTGTTCGTCAACCATATGATGATGTCATTAGGCAAGTGAATCAAACTCATGCGACGGTTTTGTCAGTCGATCTTCCAAGTGGTATACAGGCAAATGGTGGCTACAAAGAGGAGTGCGAGCCTATTCGTGCTGATTTTACGTATACTATTCAATGCCCGAAGCTTGGAGCCTTTCTTTACCCTGATGCTGAATTTTATGGAGAAATGGAGATAGTTGATATCGGTCTTCCACAAGCCGCTTTCTCATCATGCGATAGAGCACTCTGGCAAAAATCAGACGTACATCGCACGCTTTCTGATCGATCGGCATCCTCTCATAAAGGAAGCCATGGAAAAGGTCTGGTAATTGGCGGATCAAGAGGAATGGTTGGCGCACCAATTATGACAGCAAAAGCAGCCTATCGAAGCGGAGCCGGGTTAATACAAGTTTCTGTTCCAGAGGAAATCCTGTCGATGACAGCTGGTGCCGTAGTTGAAACGATTTTTCAAGGGTACCCATCTCGTAATGGATTTTTCTCTGGTGAGGTGTCCGAGGATCTCGCTCCTTTTGACGGCATTGCGGTTGGTCCAGGTCTTGGAAGACAACCAGGATGCAAACAAATCGTTGAAACGATGTTAGCGACAGATTCGCTCCTCATTTTGGACGCAGATGCCTTGTACCACTTAGCTGAGTTGAAAGAGCGCCTTAAGGCAAGAGAAGCACCAACTGTTTTGACACCGCATCCTGGTGAGATGGCGAGGTTAACGGGGCTGTCGATCAAGGAAGTGCAAAGGAAGCGATTCGACATCTCGCGAGCGTTTGCTAAAGAGTTCGGTGTTTATCTTGTTTTGAAAGGCCCTTATACGATTGTAACTGCTCCTGATGGAAGTCAGTACGTGAATACAACAGGTAATCCTGCACTTGCTAAGGGAGGATCTGGTGACGTTTTAACTGGCATGATTCTTGCCTTTGTCATGCACAGCACGTCTCTTCAAGAGGGGATAAGCAATGCCGTGTATTTACACGGTCAATCAGCAGATACTCTGGTGCAAACAGCTCATTCTACTCTTGATGTACTGGCAACTGACGTCATTGCTACAATACCAACCGTTCTGCATTCATTTCTCGAGCAACACCACGGATAG
- a CDS encoding outer membrane lipoprotein carrier protein LolA: MKKFGAVLLIGILIAVLAGCGQKSQEDVVNALDKKLNEMEGYKVNAKMTLETGEEPQRYDVEIWYQKPSYYRVELKNESKEQSQIILRNDEGVFVLTPALNKSFRFQSDWPENGSQAYLYNTLVQDILNDSGAQFEAKENDYVFTTKTNYQNKNLSTQSIQLNKKDLAPEKVTIMNQDQKPLVDIEFSDMKFNASFDKGAFDMERNMTAAQLEVPVLATTNEPFEVVYPMYEPQGTGLTDEKEVATNKVMLSFTGEKSFTLIEEKSEAAVETSAPVNVSDGQPIDLGFTMGVMTDTTVSWHHNGVDFFLASDDLSQEEMAAVARSVYGMTEIK, encoded by the coding sequence GTGAAAAAGTTCGGTGCAGTTTTATTAATTGGGATATTGATTGCGGTGCTTGCAGGTTGCGGACAAAAAAGTCAGGAAGACGTTGTGAATGCCCTTGATAAGAAATTGAACGAAATGGAAGGGTATAAAGTTAACGCTAAAATGACGCTTGAAACGGGAGAAGAACCACAGCGTTACGATGTAGAGATCTGGTACCAAAAGCCATCTTATTATCGAGTTGAATTGAAAAACGAATCAAAAGAGCAAAGTCAAATCATCTTGCGAAATGATGAAGGAGTCTTTGTTCTCACCCCAGCATTGAATAAAAGTTTTCGATTCCAAAGTGATTGGCCTGAAAATGGTAGCCAGGCCTATCTGTATAATACGCTCGTGCAGGATATTTTAAATGATTCAGGAGCTCAATTTGAAGCTAAGGAAAATGATTATGTTTTTACAACGAAAACGAATTACCAAAACAAGAACTTATCGACCCAATCGATTCAATTAAATAAAAAGGACCTTGCACCAGAAAAAGTAACCATTATGAATCAAGATCAAAAGCCCCTTGTTGATATTGAATTTTCGGATATGAAATTCAATGCTTCTTTTGATAAAGGCGCTTTTGATATGGAGCGAAACATGACTGCAGCTCAACTAGAAGTGCCGGTGCTTGCGACTACGAATGAGCCTTTTGAAGTCGTGTATCCAATGTATGAGCCGCAAGGAACTGGTTTAACTGATGAGAAAGAAGTGGCAACCAACAAAGTGATGCTAAGTTTTACGGGAGAAAAATCTTTCACTTTAATAGAAGAGAAAAGTGAGGCTGCCGTTGAAACGAGTGCTCCTGTCAATGTAAGTGACGGGCAACCCATTGATTTAGGTTTTACGATGGGAGTTATGACTGATACGACTGTCTCCTGGCATCACAATGGAGTTGATTTCTTCCTTGCGTCAGATGATTTATCTCAAGAAGAAATGGCTGCCGTAGCAAGGTCTGTGTACGGCATGACAGAAATTAAATAA
- the alr gene encoding alanine racemase, producing the protein MDNQVFYRGTWAEVDLDAIEQNVKSYKRYVSDEVGIMAVVKANGYGHGAVAVAEKALHAGAEYLAVAILDEAIALREAGIQSPILVLGWVPPIYAKVAAMNEITLTVFQEKWLEEAFGVLDGMILNVHLKIDTGMGRLGIKEKKEAKQIIECLNTYASFHIEGFYTHFATADEPSNSFIETQIEKFEDITSFLKENGLQPKWIHLGNSAGSLRVPERIGNLIRLGISMYGLSPSQEMKPILPFALKPAFCLYSQLVHVKKMRAGEPISYGSTYHAAEGEWIGTIPIGYADGWIRKLGKAYVLVNGERAPIVGRICMDQFMVRLPSQVEIGTKVTLIGTEGAEEITIDDIAERLETINYEIPCMIGPRVPRLFRENGEKKGVMNTILKK; encoded by the coding sequence ATGGACAATCAAGTGTTTTATCGCGGGACCTGGGCTGAGGTAGATCTCGATGCTATCGAACAGAATGTAAAGTCTTATAAACGATATGTATCGGATGAAGTTGGGATTATGGCTGTAGTGAAAGCCAATGGATATGGACACGGGGCGGTTGCAGTTGCCGAGAAGGCTTTACACGCTGGGGCTGAATATTTAGCGGTAGCGATTTTAGATGAAGCGATTGCTCTACGAGAAGCAGGCATTCAATCTCCTATTCTTGTATTGGGATGGGTGCCGCCTATTTATGCTAAAGTAGCGGCTATGAATGAGATCACCCTTACTGTTTTTCAAGAAAAATGGTTAGAGGAAGCTTTTGGAGTATTGGACGGAATGATACTGAACGTTCATCTAAAAATAGACACTGGTATGGGACGACTTGGAATAAAGGAAAAAAAGGAAGCCAAGCAAATCATCGAGTGTTTGAATACCTATGCTTCATTTCATATAGAAGGCTTTTATACGCATTTTGCAACAGCAGATGAGCCTAGTAATTCGTTTATTGAAACGCAGATAGAGAAATTTGAAGACATCACTTCCTTTCTTAAGGAGAATGGTTTGCAACCGAAGTGGATCCATCTTGGAAATAGCGCTGGATCGTTACGTGTTCCCGAACGGATTGGGAATCTTATTCGTCTAGGCATTTCGATGTATGGGCTAAGTCCATCTCAAGAAATGAAGCCAATACTACCTTTTGCATTAAAGCCTGCTTTTTGCCTCTATAGTCAGCTTGTGCACGTAAAGAAAATGAGGGCTGGAGAACCGATTAGCTATGGCTCTACGTATCACGCAGCTGAAGGTGAATGGATTGGAACGATTCCGATTGGATATGCTGATGGATGGATACGCAAGCTAGGTAAAGCGTATGTGCTCGTAAACGGTGAGCGTGCTCCGATCGTTGGACGTATTTGTATGGATCAATTCATGGTTCGCTTACCTTCGCAAGTAGAGATTGGTACGAAAGTGACGCTGATAGGAACAGAGGGCGCAGAAGAAATTACAATAGATGACATTGCTGAGCGACTTGAGACGATAAACTATGAAATTCCTTGTATGATCGGACCGCGTGTTCCGAGACTTTTTCGTGAAAATGGAGAAAAAAAAGGCGTAATGAATACAATTTTAAAAAAATAG
- a CDS encoding CopG family ribbon-helix-helix protein, whose product MFVSEANKKSIVVTLPQHILNEVDGIIQQEQLDRNEFISQATTMYIRERKKRQIRDAMRQGYMEMAKINLNLAAEAFLVEEEAEHTVDRLVSGV is encoded by the coding sequence ATGTTTGTGTCAGAGGCAAACAAAAAATCGATTGTTGTAACTCTCCCACAACATATTTTAAATGAGGTGGATGGTATTATTCAACAGGAACAGCTTGATCGTAACGAGTTCATATCACAGGCCACGACAATGTATATTCGCGAACGAAAGAAGCGACAAATTCGTGACGCCATGCGCCAGGGATACATGGAGATGGCTAAGATTAATTTGAACCTTGCAGCAGAAGCCTTTCTTGTTGAGGAGGAAGCAGAGCACACCGTGGACCGCTTAGTAAGCGGGGTGTAA
- the ndoA gene encoding type II toxin-antitoxin system endoribonuclease NdoA — protein sequence MIVKRGDVYFADLSPVVGSEQGGVRPVLIIQNDIGNRFSPTVIVAAITAQIQKAKLPTHVEIDAKRYGFERDSVILLEQIRTIDKQRLTDKITHLDEGMMQRVQEALQISLGLIDF from the coding sequence TTGATTGTCAAACGAGGTGATGTGTATTTTGCTGACCTTTCTCCTGTTGTAGGTTCTGAACAAGGTGGCGTAAGACCCGTCTTGATTATTCAGAACGACATTGGGAATCGTTTTAGTCCTACTGTCATTGTTGCTGCAATCACTGCGCAAATTCAGAAAGCAAAGCTTCCCACACATGTCGAAATCGATGCGAAGCGCTATGGATTTGAACGTGATTCGGTTATACTGCTAGAACAAATCCGTACTATTGATAAACAGCGTCTAACTGATAAAATCACTCACCTTGATGAGGGTATGATGCAAAGGGTACAAGAAGCTTTGCAAATCAGCCTTGGACTTATTGATTTTTGA
- a CDS encoding STAS domain-containing protein — MDKLVIQLLNESRERIYTRWMDEMERVRDEHRLQSITDTAYEETNKELFEIIYTHIEQNVHKPTDRMTGFAEHLMKIGWRLSYITQGLQNFRRIILAVLLDANQSNEKVYSMYDEIDRWIDPIVNQLINESAKNWENTVSIQKVALQELSAPLIPVFENISVMPLIGTIDTERAKLIMENLLTGVIKHRSQVVLIDITGVPVVDTMVAHHIIQAAEAVRLVGAQCILVGIRPEIAQTIVNLGIDLGQFPTKSTLFKGMKTALEMTKRKMIEIE, encoded by the coding sequence ATGGACAAGTTAGTCATACAATTATTGAATGAAAGTCGTGAACGAATCTACACCAGATGGATGGATGAGATGGAGAGGGTTCGTGATGAGCATCGGCTACAATCAATAACGGATACAGCCTATGAAGAAACGAACAAAGAGCTTTTTGAAATCATTTATACGCATATAGAGCAAAATGTTCATAAGCCAACAGATCGAATGACAGGGTTTGCTGAACATCTAATGAAGATTGGATGGAGACTTAGCTATATAACGCAAGGTTTGCAAAACTTCCGTCGAATTATTTTAGCAGTTCTACTAGATGCGAATCAATCTAATGAAAAAGTATACAGTATGTATGATGAAATTGATCGTTGGATTGACCCTATCGTGAACCAGCTGATTAATGAAAGTGCAAAGAACTGGGAAAACACCGTTTCAATTCAAAAGGTTGCTCTTCAAGAATTGTCGGCACCGCTCATTCCAGTATTTGAGAATATTAGTGTCATGCCACTGATCGGAACCATTGATACTGAGAGAGCCAAGCTGATCATGGAGAATTTGTTAACCGGTGTAATTAAACATCGATCACAAGTGGTCCTTATTGATATTACTGGAGTTCCTGTAGTCGATACAATGGTTGCTCATCATATTATACAGGCAGCTGAAGCAGTTCGTCTCGTTGGGGCGCAGTGTATTCTAGTTGGAATTAGGCCGGAGATTGCTCAAACAATCGTTAACCTGGGGATCGATCTTGGTCAATTCCCTACGAAAAGCACATTATTTAAAGGCATGAAAACTGCATTAGAAATGACAAAACGCAAAATGATTGAGATTGAGTAA
- a CDS encoding STAS domain-containing protein yields MRIPILKLNQYLLITIQVDLDDKTALQFQEDLLEKIHETGAKGVVIDLTSVDMIDSFIAKVLGDVVRMSNLMGAKVVLTGIQPAVAITLIDLGIMMKNVPTALDLEQGLEKLQQELGG; encoded by the coding sequence ATGCGAATTCCTATATTAAAACTGAATCAATATTTACTAATTACAATTCAAGTTGATCTCGATGACAAAACAGCACTTCAATTTCAGGAGGATTTGCTCGAGAAGATTCATGAAACAGGAGCAAAAGGCGTTGTAATTGATTTAACATCTGTCGATATGATTGACTCCTTCATTGCTAAAGTTTTAGGCGATGTGGTGCGCATGTCAAATTTAATGGGGGCAAAAGTAGTGCTCACAGGAATCCAACCTGCTGTTGCTATTACGCTAATTGATTTAGGTATTATGATGAAAAACGTCCCGACTGCATTAGATTTAGAACAGGGGTTAGAGAAATTACAACAGGAATTGGGGGGATAA
- a CDS encoding anti-sigma regulatory factor, with protein MNIQSCVEVRNEWDIVKARQSGRNIAKELGFGTVDQARITTAISELARNIYLYAGSGEVAIERVENGGKFGLKIEASDSGPGIKDIRKVMEDGFTTSGGLGAGLPGVKRLMDEFTIDSKENEGTVITSIKWLR; from the coding sequence ATGAATATCCAATCCTGTGTGGAAGTACGAAATGAGTGGGATATCGTGAAAGCGAGGCAGTCTGGTAGGAATATTGCTAAAGAACTTGGCTTCGGTACGGTCGATCAAGCTCGCATTACAACTGCTATTTCTGAACTCGCGCGTAACATATACCTCTATGCTGGAAGTGGCGAAGTAGCCATTGAACGTGTAGAAAACGGTGGAAAATTTGGTCTTAAAATTGAAGCATCCGACTCGGGCCCAGGAATTAAAGACATTAGAAAAGTAATGGAAGATGGTTTTACAACCTCTGGTGGTCTTGGAGCTGGTTTACCTGGTGTTAAACGATTGATGGATGAGTTTACAATTGATTCGAAAGAGAACGAAGGTACAGTTATCACTTCTATTAAATGGCTCCGTTAA
- a CDS encoding PP2C family protein-serine/threonine phosphatase: protein MDDRDLQYQKYKAILENYLEEQSEQTLYKGQQFSRKMIEQKISPEEAVSLHVSVLEELFPDIPEPLKNSYDFLLEMMIGYGFAYREHQSLRSRQQQLESEIEIAANMQQTLLAGDKPEVPNLDIGAISKPAQKMSGDYYHFVQDENDCVSVAIADVIGKGIPAALCMSMIKYTMDSAPEQRMQPGAVLENLNRVVEQNVDPNMFITMFYGLYDPRVHSFYYAGAGHEPGFFYDAEKDEFEELFTRGLVLGVSKKTSYQEYQRVLNGNDMVIMLSDGVTECRSTNGFIERDEIVALIRKYIHLSAQEIVEEVYRELERLQEFELRDDFTLVILRREV from the coding sequence ATGGACGACCGAGATCTTCAATATCAAAAGTATAAAGCAATATTAGAAAACTATTTAGAAGAGCAATCTGAGCAAACCTTATATAAGGGACAGCAGTTTAGTCGGAAGATGATTGAACAAAAGATCTCCCCTGAAGAAGCAGTCAGTCTCCACGTAAGTGTTCTAGAGGAACTATTTCCTGATATTCCTGAGCCGCTTAAAAACTCGTATGATTTTTTGCTTGAAATGATGATTGGGTACGGATTTGCCTATCGAGAGCATCAAAGTCTTCGTAGTCGACAGCAGCAGTTGGAATCTGAAATTGAAATTGCTGCAAATATGCAACAAACGTTACTAGCGGGCGATAAACCGGAGGTACCGAATCTTGATATTGGTGCCATTAGTAAACCCGCCCAGAAAATGAGCGGGGATTACTATCATTTTGTTCAAGACGAAAATGATTGTGTTAGTGTAGCGATTGCAGATGTAATTGGAAAAGGTATTCCTGCTGCACTTTGTATGAGTATGATTAAGTACACAATGGATAGCGCACCAGAGCAGCGAATGCAGCCTGGAGCTGTTCTTGAGAACCTTAACCGCGTAGTGGAACAAAATGTTGATCCTAATATGTTTATTACGATGTTTTATGGATTATATGATCCGAGGGTGCATTCATTTTATTACGCTGGAGCCGGTCATGAGCCGGGCTTTTTTTACGATGCGGAAAAGGATGAATTTGAAGAGCTCTTTACGAGAGGACTTGTTCTTGGTGTTTCAAAGAAAACATCATATCAAGAATACCAGCGAGTACTTAATGGAAATGATATGGTTATCATGCTTTCTGACGGTGTTACCGAATGCCGTTCGACCAATGGTTTTATTGAACGCGATGAAATCGTAGCGTTGATTCGTAAATATATTCACCTCTCAGCACAAGAAATTGTGGAAGAGGTTTACCGAGAACTTGAGCGTCTGCAGGAGTTTGAACTCAGAGATGATTTCACCCTTGTTATTTTAAGACGTGAGGTTTAA
- a CDS encoding STAS domain-containing protein, whose product MNLQIKQEDHENTHHLHIGGEIDAYTAPQLREALLPLTGKEGHETLVHLGDVNYMDSTGLGVFVGALKSSKEHGSSLKLTGMTSRVQRLFEITGLDEVIDIEDVKGGSK is encoded by the coding sequence ATGAATTTACAGATCAAACAAGAAGATCATGAGAATACACATCATTTACATATAGGTGGAGAGATTGACGCTTACACGGCGCCACAGTTAAGAGAGGCTTTACTTCCGCTAACTGGAAAAGAAGGTCATGAGACGCTCGTTCATCTTGGTGATGTTAATTATATGGATAGCACAGGTTTAGGTGTATTTGTTGGTGCGCTAAAATCTTCCAAAGAGCACGGTAGCTCGTTGAAACTAACTGGAATGACTTCGCGCGTACAGCGTCTTTTTGAAATCACTGGACTTGATGAAGTGATCGACATTGAAGACGTAAAGGGGGGATCAAAGTGA
- the rsbW gene encoding anti-sigma B factor RsbW: MNISDFVEMKIPAQAEFVGVTRLTVSGIANRMGYSYDEIEDIKIALSEACTNAVNHAYKEDEKGQITIGFGIYEDRLEMMVLDRGQSFDYTKVSEKLGPVDSEKSVEQLSEGGLGLFLIESLMDKVEISGEDGVVVMMTKFLHRDGVEVDADTISSSPQ; this comes from the coding sequence ATAAACATTTCAGATTTTGTTGAAATGAAAATCCCTGCTCAAGCAGAATTTGTTGGTGTAACAAGATTAACGGTTTCTGGAATTGCGAATCGCATGGGCTACTCCTACGATGAAATCGAAGACATTAAAATCGCACTATCAGAAGCATGTACAAACGCTGTTAACCACGCATATAAAGAAGATGAAAAAGGGCAAATCACCATTGGGTTTGGCATTTATGAAGACCGTTTAGAAATGATGGTCCTTGATCGTGGGCAAAGCTTCGACTATACAAAGGTTTCTGAAAAACTAGGACCAGTTGATAGCGAGAAGTCAGTTGAACAACTCAGTGAGGGAGGATTGGGACTCTTTCTGATTGAATCACTAATGGACAAAGTGGAAATCAGTGGAGAGGACGGAGTAGTAGTTATGATGACAAAGTTCCTCCACAGAGATGGGGTGGAAGTAGATGCCGACACAATCTCATCATCCCCGCAATAA
- the sigB gene encoding RNA polymerase sigma factor SigB, with product MPTQSHHPRNNNNNEVYEWIEQYQKDPTDEVVQLKLVERYQDLVQSLARKFSKGKSIHDDLSQVGMIGLLAALRRYDPEFGRSFESFAVPTIVGEIKRFIRDKTWSVHVPRRIKELGPRIKKAVEELTNELQRSPKVDELAEYLNVSEEEVLETMEMGKSYQALSVDSSIEADQEGSTVTLLDLVGDQEQGFDLVDQQMLLKKAFAVLTEREQEILNCTYFENMSQKETGEKLGISQMHVSRLQRRALEKLRQAIRIEPTEAF from the coding sequence ATGCCGACACAATCTCATCATCCCCGCAATAACAATAACAACGAAGTATATGAGTGGATTGAACAATACCAAAAGGATCCAACAGACGAAGTCGTGCAACTAAAGCTAGTGGAGCGATATCAAGATCTCGTTCAGTCACTCGCCCGTAAATTTTCTAAAGGGAAAAGCATTCACGACGATCTTTCTCAAGTAGGTATGATTGGATTGCTTGCTGCGCTTCGTCGATATGATCCTGAATTTGGTAGGAGCTTTGAATCTTTCGCAGTACCCACAATCGTCGGGGAAATCAAACGATTTATCCGAGACAAAACGTGGAGCGTACACGTTCCAAGAAGGATTAAAGAACTAGGACCTCGTATTAAGAAGGCAGTCGAAGAACTTACTAATGAACTTCAACGGTCTCCAAAAGTTGATGAGCTCGCTGAATATTTAAATGTATCTGAAGAAGAAGTACTTGAGACGATGGAAATGGGCAAAAGTTATCAAGCACTTTCTGTCGATAGTTCAATTGAAGCTGATCAAGAGGGTAGTACGGTCACATTACTCGATCTTGTTGGTGATCAAGAACAAGGATTTGATCTTGTCGACCAGCAGATGCTTCTTAAAAAGGCTTTTGCAGTACTCACAGAACGAGAGCAAGAAATTTTGAACTGTACGTACTTTGAGAATATGAGTCAGAAAGAAACAGGAGAGAAGTTGGGTATCTCACAAATGCATGTTTCCCGTCTGCAAAGAAGAGCCCTAGAAAAATTAAGACAGGCCATTCGAATTGAACCTACGGAGGCATTCTAG
- a CDS encoding PP2C family serine/threonine-protein phosphatase gives MIHHHDFEKLTVAAYQKPKAGNQMCGDSYFVAETSDYFICAVADGLGSGDMAKDSSLAAINAVKDYQAEDVESLMVRANEEMRGKRGCVLSVFKLDLKTRQLEYSGIGNINLIIYQPDGKIIRPISYSGYLSGKLQKVKVQTIDYPSGSSFVTYSDGVQISSKNYSMIARFDSVHESFQHLTDTLPSTNDDITLLVGKTV, from the coding sequence ATGATCCACCATCATGATTTTGAGAAGCTCACTGTTGCTGCGTATCAAAAGCCGAAGGCAGGTAATCAGATGTGCGGGGACAGCTATTTTGTGGCTGAAACATCCGATTATTTCATTTGCGCTGTAGCAGATGGTCTTGGCAGTGGTGACATGGCAAAGGATTCTTCTTTAGCTGCTATTAATGCAGTGAAGGACTATCAAGCAGAAGACGTAGAATCGTTAATGGTACGAGCGAATGAAGAGATGCGAGGAAAACGAGGGTGTGTTCTTTCTGTTTTTAAGCTTGATCTAAAGACGAGGCAACTTGAGTATAGTGGAATAGGGAATATTAATTTGATTATCTATCAACCAGACGGAAAAATTATTCGCCCGATTTCATATTCAGGCTACTTGTCAGGAAAGCTTCAAAAAGTGAAGGTGCAAACCATTGATTACCCTTCAGGTTCTTCGTTCGTCACGTATTCTGATGGCGTTCAAATAAGTTCGAAAAACTATTCGATGATTGCTCGTTTTGATTCAGTGCATGAGTCGTTTCAACATTTAACTGATACGCTTCCGTCTACAAATGATGATATTACTCTTCTTGTAGGGAAAACCGTATAA